A region of Ictidomys tridecemlineatus isolate mIctTri1 chromosome 4, mIctTri1.hap1, whole genome shotgun sequence DNA encodes the following proteins:
- the Mta2 gene encoding metastasis-associated protein MTA2 isoform X1, translating to MAANMYRVGDYVYFENSSSNPYLVRRIEELNKTANGNVEAKVVCLFRRRDISSSLNSLADSNAREFEEESKQPGVSEQQRHQLKHRELFLSRQFESLPATHIRGKCSVTLLNETDILSQYLEKEDCFFYSLVFDPVQKTLLADQGEIRVGCKYQAEIPDRLAEGELDNRNQQKMEMKVWDPDNPLTDRQIDQFLVVARAVGTFARALDCSSSIRQPSLHMSAAAASRDITLFHAMDTLQRNGYDLAKAMSTLVPQGGPVLCRDEMEEWSASEAMLFEEALEKYGKDFNDIRQDFLPWKSLASIVQFYYMWKTTDRYIQQKRLKAAEADSKLKQVYIPTYTKPNPNQIISVGSKPGLNGAGFQKGLTCESCHTTQSAQWYAWGPPNMQCRLCASCWIYWKKYGGLKTPTQLEGAARGTTEPHSRGHLSRPEAQSLSPYTTSANRAKLLAKNRQTFLLQTTKLTRLARRMCRDLLQPRRAARRPYAPINANAIKAECSIRLPKAAKTPLKIHPLVRLPLATIVKDLVAQAPLKPKTPRGTKTPINRNQLTQNRGLGGIMVKRAYETMAGAGVPFSANGRPLASGIRSSSQPAAKRQKLNPADAPNPVVFVATKDTRALRKALTHLEMRRAARRPNLPLKVKQTLIAVRPPVPLPAPTHPASTNEPIVLED from the exons ATGGCGGCCAATATGTACCGGGTGGGGG ATTACGTCTATTTTGAGAACTCCTCCAGCAATCCTTACCTGGTTAGACGGATTGAGGAGCTCAACAAG ACTGCAAATGGAAATGTGGAAGCAAAGGTTGTTTGTCTCTTTCGGCGAAGGGACATTTCCAGTAGCCTCAACAGCCTGGCTGATAGTAATGCCA GGGAGTTTGAGGAGGAATCAAAACAGCCAGGGGTATCGGAGCAGCAGAGACATCAGTTGAAACACAGGGAACTTTTTCTTTCTCGGCAATTTGAATCATTACCAGCCACCCACATAAG GGGGAAATGCAGTGTGACCCTCTTGAATGAGACAGATATTTTGAGCCAGTACCTGGAAAAGGAG GACTGCTTTTTTTATTCACTGGTGTTTGACCCTGTGCAGAAGACACTTCTAGCTGATCAAGGGGAGATCAGAGTTGGTTGTAAATACCAAGCTGAGATCCCAGATCGTCTGGCAGAGG GAGAATTGGATAATCGGAACCAACAGAAGATGGAGATGAAGGTCTGGGACCCAGACAATCCTCTCACAGACCGGCAGATTGATCAATTTCTCGTGGTGGCCCG AGCTGTGGGGACCTTTGCAAGAGCCCTAGATTGCAGCAGCTCCATTCGGCAGCCAAGCCTGCACATGAGTGCAGCTGCCGCTTCCCGAGACATCACTCTG TTTCACGCCATGGACACATTGCAAAGGAATGGCTATGACTTAGCTAAAGCCATGTCGACCCTGGTGCCCCAGGGGGGCCCAGTGCTGTGTCGGGATGAGATGGAGGAATGGTCTGCCTCTGAGGCTATGCTCTTTGAGGAGGCCCTAGAGAAGTATGGGAAGGATTTCAATGACATTCGCCAGGATTTT TTACCCTGGAAGTCACTTGCCAGCATAGTTCAGTTTTATTACATGTGGAAAACCACAGACCGGTATATTCAGCAG aAAAGATTGAAAGCTGCTGAAGCAGATAGCAAACTGAAACAGGTCTACATCCCTACCTA cactaaaccaaaccctaaccagaTCATTTCTGTGGGTTCAAAGCCTGGATTGAATGGGGCTGGATTCCAGAAGGGCCTGACTTGTGAGAGCTGCCACA CCACACAGTCTGCCCAGTGGTATGCCTGGGGCCCACCCAACATGCAGTGCCGCCTTTGTGCTTCCTGTTGGATCTACTGGAAGAAATATGGGGGACTGAAGACCCCAACCCAGCTTGAGGGAGCTGCTCGGGGCACCACA GAGCCACACTCGAGGGGACATTTATCCAGACCTGAAGCCCAAAGTCTCTCCCCCTATACTACCAGCGCCAACCGGGCCAAGCTGCTGGCCAAGAACAGGCAGACTTTCCTGCTCCAGACCACGAAGCTGACCCGTCTTGCCAGACGAATGTGCAGGGACCTGTTACAGCCAAGGAGGGCTGCCCGACGACCCTATGCCCCTATCAATGCCAATGCCATCAAGGCAGAGT GCTCCATTCGACTTCCTAAGGCTGCCAAGACTCCACTGAAAATTCACCCTTTGGTGCGGCTGCCCCTGGCAACGATCGTCAAAGATCTGG TGGCCCAGGCACCTCTGAAACCAAAAACACCTCGGGGCACCAAGACACCAATCAACAGAAACCAGCTGACCCAAAACCGGGGCTTGGGAGGAATTATGGTGAAACGGGCCTATGAGACT ATGGCAGGGGCAGGGGTCCCCTTCTCTGCCAATGGAAGGCCTCTGGCCTCAGGGATTCGTTCAAGCTCACAGCCAGCAGCTAAACGTCAGAAACTAAACCCAGCTGATGCTCCCAATCCTGTGGTGTTTGTGGCCACAAAAGATACCAG GGCCCTGCGCAAGGCTCTAACTCACCTGGAAATGCGGAGAGCTGCCCGAAGGCCCAACTTGCCTCTAAAGGTGAAGCAGACGCTGATTGCAGTGAGGCCTCCAGTCCCTCTTCCTGCACCCACACATCCTGCCAGCACCAATGAGCCCATTGTCCTGGAGGATTGA
- the Mta2 gene encoding metastasis-associated protein MTA2 isoform X2: MEMKVWDPDNPLTDRQIDQFLVVARAVGTFARALDCSSSIRQPSLHMSAAAASRDITLFHAMDTLQRNGYDLAKAMSTLVPQGGPVLCRDEMEEWSASEAMLFEEALEKYGKDFNDIRQDFLPWKSLASIVQFYYMWKTTDRYIQQKRLKAAEADSKLKQVYIPTYTKPNPNQIISVGSKPGLNGAGFQKGLTCESCHTTQSAQWYAWGPPNMQCRLCASCWIYWKKYGGLKTPTQLEGAARGTTEPHSRGHLSRPEAQSLSPYTTSANRAKLLAKNRQTFLLQTTKLTRLARRMCRDLLQPRRAARRPYAPINANAIKAECSIRLPKAAKTPLKIHPLVRLPLATIVKDLVAQAPLKPKTPRGTKTPINRNQLTQNRGLGGIMVKRAYETMAGAGVPFSANGRPLASGIRSSSQPAAKRQKLNPADAPNPVVFVATKDTRALRKALTHLEMRRAARRPNLPLKVKQTLIAVRPPVPLPAPTHPASTNEPIVLED, translated from the exons ATGGAGATGAAGGTCTGGGACCCAGACAATCCTCTCACAGACCGGCAGATTGATCAATTTCTCGTGGTGGCCCG AGCTGTGGGGACCTTTGCAAGAGCCCTAGATTGCAGCAGCTCCATTCGGCAGCCAAGCCTGCACATGAGTGCAGCTGCCGCTTCCCGAGACATCACTCTG TTTCACGCCATGGACACATTGCAAAGGAATGGCTATGACTTAGCTAAAGCCATGTCGACCCTGGTGCCCCAGGGGGGCCCAGTGCTGTGTCGGGATGAGATGGAGGAATGGTCTGCCTCTGAGGCTATGCTCTTTGAGGAGGCCCTAGAGAAGTATGGGAAGGATTTCAATGACATTCGCCAGGATTTT TTACCCTGGAAGTCACTTGCCAGCATAGTTCAGTTTTATTACATGTGGAAAACCACAGACCGGTATATTCAGCAG aAAAGATTGAAAGCTGCTGAAGCAGATAGCAAACTGAAACAGGTCTACATCCCTACCTA cactaaaccaaaccctaaccagaTCATTTCTGTGGGTTCAAAGCCTGGATTGAATGGGGCTGGATTCCAGAAGGGCCTGACTTGTGAGAGCTGCCACA CCACACAGTCTGCCCAGTGGTATGCCTGGGGCCCACCCAACATGCAGTGCCGCCTTTGTGCTTCCTGTTGGATCTACTGGAAGAAATATGGGGGACTGAAGACCCCAACCCAGCTTGAGGGAGCTGCTCGGGGCACCACA GAGCCACACTCGAGGGGACATTTATCCAGACCTGAAGCCCAAAGTCTCTCCCCCTATACTACCAGCGCCAACCGGGCCAAGCTGCTGGCCAAGAACAGGCAGACTTTCCTGCTCCAGACCACGAAGCTGACCCGTCTTGCCAGACGAATGTGCAGGGACCTGTTACAGCCAAGGAGGGCTGCCCGACGACCCTATGCCCCTATCAATGCCAATGCCATCAAGGCAGAGT GCTCCATTCGACTTCCTAAGGCTGCCAAGACTCCACTGAAAATTCACCCTTTGGTGCGGCTGCCCCTGGCAACGATCGTCAAAGATCTGG TGGCCCAGGCACCTCTGAAACCAAAAACACCTCGGGGCACCAAGACACCAATCAACAGAAACCAGCTGACCCAAAACCGGGGCTTGGGAGGAATTATGGTGAAACGGGCCTATGAGACT ATGGCAGGGGCAGGGGTCCCCTTCTCTGCCAATGGAAGGCCTCTGGCCTCAGGGATTCGTTCAAGCTCACAGCCAGCAGCTAAACGTCAGAAACTAAACCCAGCTGATGCTCCCAATCCTGTGGTGTTTGTGGCCACAAAAGATACCAG GGCCCTGCGCAAGGCTCTAACTCACCTGGAAATGCGGAGAGCTGCCCGAAGGCCCAACTTGCCTCTAAAGGTGAAGCAGACGCTGATTGCAGTGAGGCCTCCAGTCCCTCTTCCTGCACCCACACATCCTGCCAGCACCAATGAGCCCATTGTCCTGGAGGATTGA
- the Tut1 gene encoding speckle targeted PIP5K1A-regulated poly(A) polymerase isoform X1, whose protein sequence is MAAVDSDVESLSRGGFRCRLCHVTTANRPSLDAHLGGRKHRHLVELRAARKAQGLRSVFVSGFPRDVNSAQLSEYFQAFGPVASVVMDKDKGVFAIVEMGDMGAREAVLSQSQHSLGGHRLRVRPREQKEFQSPASKSPKGAAPDSHQLAKALAEAPDVEAQMVKLVQLRELSEAEQQLRSLVVALMQEVFTEFFPGCVVHPFGSSINSFDVHGCDLDLFLDLGDLEEPQSVLKAPESPSLDSALASPLDPQALACALASPLGSQSPASPQGSEALDCGTPSSSLAPQTPDSALASETVASPQSLPPASPLQEDRGEQDLGKALELAEAPKGEKPEGAAMLELVGSILRGCVPGVYRVQTVPSARRPVVKFCHRPSGLHGDVSLSNRLALHNSRFLSLCSELDGRVRPLVYTLRCWAQGRGLSGSGPLLNNYALTLLVIYFLQTRDPPVLPTVSQLTQKAGEGEQVEVDGWDCSFPRDVSRLEPSTNVEPLSSLLAQFFSCVSGWDFAGSLLSLREGQALPVAGGLPSNLWEGLRLGPMNLQDPFDLSHNVAANVTSRVVGRLQNCCRAAANYCRSLQYQHRSSRGRDWGLLPLLQPSSPSSLLSAMPIPLPPFPFPQLTAAVVQVLREALGCHIEQGTKRPRSEGYGIEESLQGGTNKRLKLDGQKKSCEEGKEEQQGCVGDHSEDGVEEMVIEVGETPQDWAMQSPGQSGEPPLMTRKYLATGEEGQPDHVVLLAEQGPMGPKVAQEEMKGETGKGASSPSSVSWRCALWHRVWQGRRRARRRLQQQTKEGDGVNAGVGAEWLAVEAQVTQELGGLNSCEQRPETEPLLAFVASASEADQTLTVTPLRDSQGLFPDLHHFLQVFLPQALRKLL, encoded by the exons ATGGCGGCGGTGGATTCGGATGTCGAATCGCTGTCGCGTGGGGGTTTCCGCTGCCGCCTCTGCCACGTTACTACAGCCAACC GACCCAGCCTAGATGCCCACTTGGGAGGCCGGAAGCACCGGCATCTGGTAGAACTTCGAGCTGCCAGAAAGGCCCAGGGACTTCGAAGTGTGTTTGTTAGTGGCTTTCCCAGGGATGTGAATTCTGCCCAGCTCTCTGAGTACTTCCAGGCATTTGGACCTGTGGCCAGTGTTGTCATGGACAAAGACAAG GGAGTATTTGCCATTGTGGAGATGGGAGACATGGGTGCTCGGGAGGCTGTCTTATCACAATCCCAACACAGCCTGGGAGGACATCGCTTGCGGGTCCGGCCACGGGAGCAGAAGGAGTTCCAGAGTCCAGCCTCCAAATCCCCCAAAGGAGCAGCGCCTGATAGTCACCAGCTGGCGAAAGCACTAGCTGAGGCTCCAGATGTGGAAGCACAGATGGTAAAACTTGTCCAGTTGAGGGAATTGTCTGAGGCTGAGCAGCAGCTTCGGAGCCTTGTGGTGGCCCTGATGCAGGAGGTCTTCACAGAGTTCTTCCCTG GCTGTGTGGTCCATCCTTTTGGCTCGTCCATAAACAGCTTTGATGTCCATGGCTGTGATCTTGACCTCTTCTTGGATCTGGGTGACTTGGAAGAGCCCCAG TCAGTCTTAAAGGCTCCCGAGTCTCCATCATTGGACTCAGCCCTTGCTTCTCCACTGGATCCTCAAGCCCTGGCCTGTGCCCTAGCCTCCCCTCTAGGCTCACAGTCTCCAGCTTCTCCCCAAGGTTCTGAAGCCCTGGACTGTGGaactccttcctcctctctggcACCCCAGACTCCGGACTCGGCTTTGGCCTCTGAGACTGTTGCCTCTCCCCAgtccctgcctccagcctcaccACTGCAGGAAGACAGGGGAGAGCAGGACCTGGGAAAGGCCCTGGAACTAGCAGAGGCCCCAAAGGGGGAGAAGCCAGAGGGAGCAGCAATGCTGGAGCTGGTGGGATCCATTCTCCGGGGCTGTGTCCCTGGGGTGTACCGAGTCCAAACTGTGCCGTCTGCCCGGCGCCCTGTTGTCAAGTTCTGCCATCGACCTTCTGGTCTTCATGGTGACGTCTCCCTCAGTAACCG GCTAGCCCTACATAATTCCCGTTTCTTGAGTCTCTGCTCTGAGCTGGATGGGCGAGTCCGGCCCCTTGTGTATACTCTCCGCTGCTGGGCTCAGGGTCGAGGGCTGTCAG GGAGTGGCCCGCTTCTGAATAACTACGCCTTGACCTTGCTTGTGATCTATTTCCTTCAGACCAGGGACCCTCCTGTGTTGCCCACTGTGTCCCAACTCACCCAAAAAGCAG GTGAGGGAGAGCAAGTGGAAGTTGATGGCTGGGACTGTAGTTTCCCCAGGGATGTCTCAAGACTGGAGCCCAGTACCAATGTGGAGCCCCTCA gttCCCTGCTGGCTCAGTTCTTCTCCTGCGTTTCTGGCTGGGATTTTGCTGGCTCACTGCTATCCCTGAGGGAGGGTCAGGCATTGCCAGTGGCAGGGGGCCTGCCCTCTAATCTTTGGGAAGGTCTGCGCCTTGGCCCCATGAATCTCCAGGACCCCTTTGACCTGAGTCACAATGTTGCAGCCAACGTGACCAGCCGGGTGGTTGGGCGACTACAGAATTGCTGCCGAGCAGCAGCTAATTACTGCCGAAGCCTCCAGTACCAGCACCGTTCCTCTAGGGGTCGGGACTGGGGGCTGCTCCCCCTTCTGCAGCCCAGCTCTCCGAGCTCCTTGCTGTCTGCCATGCCCATCCCCTTACCCCCTTTTCCCTTTCCCCAGCTCACTGCTGCTGTGGTCCAGGTGTTAAGAGAAGCCTTGGGATGCCATATAGAACAGGGAACCAAGAGACCACGGTCAGAAGGATATGGGATTGAAGAGTCTCTCCAGGGAGGGACAAACAAAAGATTGAAACTTGATGGACAGAAAAAGAGCTGTGAGGAGGGAAAAGAGGAGCAGCAGGGATGTGTAGGGGACCACAGTGAAGATGGGGTGGAAGAAATGGTTATAGAGGTTGGAGAGACACCACAAGACTGGGCCATGCAGAGTCCTGGGCAATCAGGGGAACCACCCCTGATGACGAGAAAGTATCTAGCCACTGGAGAAGAGGGACAGCCAGACCATGTAGTGCTGCTGGCTGAGCAGGGACCCATGGGACCTAAGGTGGCCCAAGAAGAGATGAAGGGTGAGACAGGGAAGGGGGCATCTTCCCCGTCTTCAGTGAGCTGGCGCTGTGCCTTGTGGCATCGAGTATGGCAGGGGCGACGGCGTGCTCGGAGACGCTTGCAGCAGCAAACCAAGGAAGGAGATGGAGTCAATGCTGGCGTGGGAGCAGAGTGGCTGGCAGTAGAGGCTCAGGTGACCCAAGAACTGGGGGGGCTGAACAGTTGTGAACAGAGACCAGAAACTGAACCCCTTCTGGCCTTTGTGGCATCGGCCTCGGAGGCTGACCAGACTCTCACCGTGACCCCACTCCGGGACTCCCAAGGCCTGTTCCCTGATCTCCATCATTTCTTACAGGTTTTTCTCCCTCAAGCACTTAGAAAACTCCTCTGA
- the Tut1 gene encoding speckle targeted PIP5K1A-regulated poly(A) polymerase isoform X2 — MSNRCRVGVSAAASATLLQPTGVFAIVEMGDMGAREAVLSQSQHSLGGHRLRVRPREQKEFQSPASKSPKGAAPDSHQLAKALAEAPDVEAQMVKLVQLRELSEAEQQLRSLVVALMQEVFTEFFPGCVVHPFGSSINSFDVHGCDLDLFLDLGDLEEPQSVLKAPESPSLDSALASPLDPQALACALASPLGSQSPASPQGSEALDCGTPSSSLAPQTPDSALASETVASPQSLPPASPLQEDRGEQDLGKALELAEAPKGEKPEGAAMLELVGSILRGCVPGVYRVQTVPSARRPVVKFCHRPSGLHGDVSLSNRLALHNSRFLSLCSELDGRVRPLVYTLRCWAQGRGLSGSGPLLNNYALTLLVIYFLQTRDPPVLPTVSQLTQKAGEGEQVEVDGWDCSFPRDVSRLEPSTNVEPLSSLLAQFFSCVSGWDFAGSLLSLREGQALPVAGGLPSNLWEGLRLGPMNLQDPFDLSHNVAANVTSRVVGRLQNCCRAAANYCRSLQYQHRSSRGRDWGLLPLLQPSSPSSLLSAMPIPLPPFPFPQLTAAVVQVLREALGCHIEQGTKRPRSEGYGIEESLQGGTNKRLKLDGQKKSCEEGKEEQQGCVGDHSEDGVEEMVIEVGETPQDWAMQSPGQSGEPPLMTRKYLATGEEGQPDHVVLLAEQGPMGPKVAQEEMKGETGKGASSPSSVSWRCALWHRVWQGRRRARRRLQQQTKEGDGVNAGVGAEWLAVEAQVTQELGGLNSCEQRPETEPLLAFVASASEADQTLTVTPLRDSQGLFPDLHHFLQVFLPQALRKLL, encoded by the exons ATGTCGAATCGCTGTCGCGTGGGGGTTTCCGCTGCCGCCTCTGCCACGTTACTACAGCCAACC GGAGTATTTGCCATTGTGGAGATGGGAGACATGGGTGCTCGGGAGGCTGTCTTATCACAATCCCAACACAGCCTGGGAGGACATCGCTTGCGGGTCCGGCCACGGGAGCAGAAGGAGTTCCAGAGTCCAGCCTCCAAATCCCCCAAAGGAGCAGCGCCTGATAGTCACCAGCTGGCGAAAGCACTAGCTGAGGCTCCAGATGTGGAAGCACAGATGGTAAAACTTGTCCAGTTGAGGGAATTGTCTGAGGCTGAGCAGCAGCTTCGGAGCCTTGTGGTGGCCCTGATGCAGGAGGTCTTCACAGAGTTCTTCCCTG GCTGTGTGGTCCATCCTTTTGGCTCGTCCATAAACAGCTTTGATGTCCATGGCTGTGATCTTGACCTCTTCTTGGATCTGGGTGACTTGGAAGAGCCCCAG TCAGTCTTAAAGGCTCCCGAGTCTCCATCATTGGACTCAGCCCTTGCTTCTCCACTGGATCCTCAAGCCCTGGCCTGTGCCCTAGCCTCCCCTCTAGGCTCACAGTCTCCAGCTTCTCCCCAAGGTTCTGAAGCCCTGGACTGTGGaactccttcctcctctctggcACCCCAGACTCCGGACTCGGCTTTGGCCTCTGAGACTGTTGCCTCTCCCCAgtccctgcctccagcctcaccACTGCAGGAAGACAGGGGAGAGCAGGACCTGGGAAAGGCCCTGGAACTAGCAGAGGCCCCAAAGGGGGAGAAGCCAGAGGGAGCAGCAATGCTGGAGCTGGTGGGATCCATTCTCCGGGGCTGTGTCCCTGGGGTGTACCGAGTCCAAACTGTGCCGTCTGCCCGGCGCCCTGTTGTCAAGTTCTGCCATCGACCTTCTGGTCTTCATGGTGACGTCTCCCTCAGTAACCG GCTAGCCCTACATAATTCCCGTTTCTTGAGTCTCTGCTCTGAGCTGGATGGGCGAGTCCGGCCCCTTGTGTATACTCTCCGCTGCTGGGCTCAGGGTCGAGGGCTGTCAG GGAGTGGCCCGCTTCTGAATAACTACGCCTTGACCTTGCTTGTGATCTATTTCCTTCAGACCAGGGACCCTCCTGTGTTGCCCACTGTGTCCCAACTCACCCAAAAAGCAG GTGAGGGAGAGCAAGTGGAAGTTGATGGCTGGGACTGTAGTTTCCCCAGGGATGTCTCAAGACTGGAGCCCAGTACCAATGTGGAGCCCCTCA gttCCCTGCTGGCTCAGTTCTTCTCCTGCGTTTCTGGCTGGGATTTTGCTGGCTCACTGCTATCCCTGAGGGAGGGTCAGGCATTGCCAGTGGCAGGGGGCCTGCCCTCTAATCTTTGGGAAGGTCTGCGCCTTGGCCCCATGAATCTCCAGGACCCCTTTGACCTGAGTCACAATGTTGCAGCCAACGTGACCAGCCGGGTGGTTGGGCGACTACAGAATTGCTGCCGAGCAGCAGCTAATTACTGCCGAAGCCTCCAGTACCAGCACCGTTCCTCTAGGGGTCGGGACTGGGGGCTGCTCCCCCTTCTGCAGCCCAGCTCTCCGAGCTCCTTGCTGTCTGCCATGCCCATCCCCTTACCCCCTTTTCCCTTTCCCCAGCTCACTGCTGCTGTGGTCCAGGTGTTAAGAGAAGCCTTGGGATGCCATATAGAACAGGGAACCAAGAGACCACGGTCAGAAGGATATGGGATTGAAGAGTCTCTCCAGGGAGGGACAAACAAAAGATTGAAACTTGATGGACAGAAAAAGAGCTGTGAGGAGGGAAAAGAGGAGCAGCAGGGATGTGTAGGGGACCACAGTGAAGATGGGGTGGAAGAAATGGTTATAGAGGTTGGAGAGACACCACAAGACTGGGCCATGCAGAGTCCTGGGCAATCAGGGGAACCACCCCTGATGACGAGAAAGTATCTAGCCACTGGAGAAGAGGGACAGCCAGACCATGTAGTGCTGCTGGCTGAGCAGGGACCCATGGGACCTAAGGTGGCCCAAGAAGAGATGAAGGGTGAGACAGGGAAGGGGGCATCTTCCCCGTCTTCAGTGAGCTGGCGCTGTGCCTTGTGGCATCGAGTATGGCAGGGGCGACGGCGTGCTCGGAGACGCTTGCAGCAGCAAACCAAGGAAGGAGATGGAGTCAATGCTGGCGTGGGAGCAGAGTGGCTGGCAGTAGAGGCTCAGGTGACCCAAGAACTGGGGGGGCTGAACAGTTGTGAACAGAGACCAGAAACTGAACCCCTTCTGGCCTTTGTGGCATCGGCCTCGGAGGCTGACCAGACTCTCACCGTGACCCCACTCCGGGACTCCCAAGGCCTGTTCCCTGATCTCCATCATTTCTTACAGGTTTTTCTCCCTCAAGCACTTAGAAAACTCCTCTGA